A region of Piscinibacter gummiphilus DNA encodes the following proteins:
- a CDS encoding response regulator transcription factor, with the protein MEHAVMLMAEGGAREHFRAELAGLGFDTTPFASVANLLRHWRRGDGGLLFIDVDLPGEDWPAVIAQLHEVSPRRTVVIGVGASAPSASVALDAGADEFVAMPCRAPELAARVQAALRRADPGRAADTSLSCGPCALDVAARKLVAPRGSVALTSRETALARCLFQSSGGLVSRRRLAHIWEAEEDIAGRSIEQHVYQLRRKLKRCVGDAVVLRSVYARGYQLECLVAPRAA; encoded by the coding sequence TTGGAACATGCGGTCATGTTGATGGCGGAGGGTGGGGCGCGGGAGCACTTCCGCGCCGAGCTCGCCGGCCTCGGGTTCGACACCACCCCGTTCGCCAGCGTGGCGAACCTGCTGCGCCACTGGCGCCGCGGCGACGGAGGCCTGCTGTTCATCGACGTGGACCTGCCCGGCGAGGACTGGCCCGCGGTGATCGCCCAGCTGCACGAGGTGTCGCCTCGGCGCACGGTGGTGATCGGGGTGGGCGCCTCGGCGCCGTCGGCCTCGGTGGCGCTCGATGCCGGCGCCGACGAGTTCGTGGCGATGCCGTGCCGTGCCCCGGAACTCGCGGCCCGCGTGCAGGCGGCGCTGCGGCGCGCCGATCCGGGCCGTGCCGCCGACACGTCGCTCAGTTGTGGCCCCTGCGCCCTCGACGTCGCCGCGCGCAAGCTCGTCGCTCCGCGGGGTTCGGTGGCGCTGACGAGCCGCGAGACCGCGCTCGCGCGGTGCCTGTTCCAGTCTTCCGGCGGCCTGGTCTCGCGGCGCCGGCTCGCCCACATCTGGGAGGCCGAGGAAGACATCGCAGGCCGGTCGATCGAGCAGCATGTGTACCAGCTGCGCCGCAAGCTCAAGCGGTGCGTGGGCGATGCGGTGGTGTTGCGCAGCGTGTACGCGCGGGGCTATCAGCTCGAATGCCTCGTGGCGCCCCGGGCCGCCTGA